The Vigna radiata var. radiata cultivar VC1973A chromosome 6, Vradiata_ver6, whole genome shotgun sequence DNA segment aagaaactaaaacgtataattataaaaaaaaataaaaaatattattacattttgaaaaCCTTGCGTTTTTTTGGCAAAACATATtaagtaattttgaaaatttattgcATGAGATTGTTCTACCTTGGCATTGCTACCAATAATGAATGTGACAGTGGCATGAAGGGAAGAGAAGTGGTCCATTTGCATTATGATTAGTATGCATCACTTAATGAAGAGAAGATTATGGTTATATGATaaagtttaaagtttaatatttaggCATAATTTTAGTTGGCTATCATTAATGCAACCGACGAATATTTTGGTAGTGATGAGTGTTGATGCATATATACACATAAAGCAATATTAATGTTATGTGGAATtatcaactttaattaaaatcacaCTTTCATTCATTGgacctttttagggtttttcaatAGCTTCCAACACGAGAATCAGACTCAAatactcaaaagaaaaataattcacagaaaaagaaagaaagagtgaTGATGCCCGTGGAATCTTTTTGTAAACCTAtgtactttttaataaaattttattaatttttctatttagtggatattaaaaaaaaattaattgagtttCTCTTGTTTAAGTTTTTCGTTATTTTCGATATATAATAATTAGAGACTGATTGGCAAATCCTATGTGGCACTATTGGCATCCGTAGTTTGTGGTGTTCGCACGaacatttcataaaataatatttttatttatttatttatttttcgtaTATCTAAGAGGAAaagagttatttttaatttaccataaaaataaaaaatgcttgCGTTTTCGCATCGCAGTAAGAACAacacactaaaaaaaatttacaatacttttttttttttattactatggcatataataaatattaagtaaGAGAAAGACAGACAGAAAAAGgtgttatttttacaaaatgttttttaaaaaggataaaatttctttaaatgaCAAATATTATACAGAACaaagttatttatttgaataattaacaGAATTATATAGTGAGGGTGGTGATTAAATTGAAAGAGTTGATTCCTAATTGATGAAAGTAATTAATTAGTgaaattacattaatttgaaGTAATAAGAAAATGTCTGAAGGAGAATGAATGTATAAagctttaaatttgtttttcacaATGATTTGCAGTTGCTAACGctataaacaatttttgttCACTCCTTTGCAACTCTCAATCTCAGTTTTCACTTCATCGTTTTCtgattctctttctctctctgtaaTGGCGGCACTCTTTCTTCAATCTGCGgctgtaagttttttttttttttttcattctctttctctctctataaaCACTGAAGAACTTGTAATGATACTATTGGGCTCTTGTTTTTGAGGCCACTGTTCTTGCTTCTGCTGCATTAGCAATCTGggaccattttttttttaaggaagcCATTGTTGTTTTATAGTCTTGCTTGTGGTAGATCTGAAGCTGTGAGGCCAAACTCTCTTCTTTCATTTCCTTCCTGTGCTTAAATTGCAAGTCTGGAATAGTTTATGCTCTGCTCGATTTGGTTGCTTTCGACAGTTTTCAGGAATTGAAACACTTGCAAgctttattgttaattttttttttcttttttccagtTTTCAATCTGTATTTGCTGTTGTGATTTGGTGCGATTTGGTGCTCATTCTGCTAAGTTCCTCATTtctaattctttttcattgtaTGTTCGTGCCCAAGAGGATATTTGCACtgaaaattaagaatttcttTTTGGCTTTTTCCATCTGGGAAGTCTATGCAAGATCTTCTAAACCATTGAAGGGGCAAAACTGAAAGTGCCATTGTCGTTTCAAGTTATCATGTCTTGGATAAGTTTGTTGGATTTTTCCTTTTGCTATAATTTGACAACATGGTTTGAATTTTAGTTTACTaacaagagagagagagaaagagagaggggTTAGCTTGGTTGACTTGCAAGACTGATAGGTGAAGTTAAATTGTATGCTAAATTTGTTCTGCAATCAACTAAATTTGTTCAGTTGAATTTTCTGTACCATCTGGAAAGAAGGAAACTTCAgcttattaatttattgaataaaagtaGGTGTTAAATTATGAGGAAAGGAATTGGTTGTATGCATTTAGTGTGAATTTTGATGTTGAGATGGAAGCTAGTAGTTGTAACCTTAGCATCTTTGATAATGTAATGTATCTCCAAAGACACTGTAAATGTTTGGTGGATTCAGGTAGCATGGTGTTGTTCCCAATAGGGAAAGATGAAATTGAAGTCTAAGAAAGGATGGAAGTCCGTTGTGGCTGTTCatttgaaaggaaaatcatcAACCCGTTTTTCTTTATTTCGCAAAGTGAATTCAGGTGGCTATGGACAAGGGAAAACACCAGTTTATCTGAATGTGTATGACTTGACACCCATGAATGGTTATGTGTACTGGGCTGGTCTTGGTATCTATCACTCTGGTGTAGAAGGTGCATTTTTTAAAcctttgattttgaattttgattctgAAATGTATTATTTCTAGATTAAATTTGACTTACCTGGACTTTACAGTTCATGGTGTAGAATATGCATTTGGAGCTCATGACTATCCAACAAGTGGTGTTTTTGAGGTTGAGCCTCGACAATGCCCTGGCTTTAAATTCAGGAAGTCAATACTCATAGGAACCACAGCTTTGGATTCTACTCGGGTGAGGGAGTTCATGGAACGCCAGTCAGCAAACTACAATGGCGACACATATCACTTAATTGTTAAGAATTGCAACCACTTCTGCAAAGACATCTGTTACAAGCTGACGGGAAAATCCATTCCAACATGGGTAAATCGATTGGCCAGGCTAGGTATTTTCTGCTCTACTTATTTCATTCAGATGCTACTTCACTTTAAAGTGTATTTATTATGTGATTCTGTGGGTTGTGACAGGTTCAATTTGCAATTGCATACTTCCTGAAGCACTGAGGATTTCTGGTGTGGGGCATGATCCTAATTATGAGGCTGAAGACAGTGAAAAGAGAAGGCTTCGAAGTGGCTTGAACTGCTTGTCCTCAATCTCCATGCGTCAGAAGCACCTCTCCACTTCTTCACTGTTTCTACAGTCACCATTAAGAGGCTGCTTGTCATCGTCATGGCCCTCCTGGGAATTCAGAAAATCCTTGAAGGAACGATAACTCAAACTTTGATAATTCTATCAATCTTGGTTATGTTAGTCTTCTGTAAGTAGTATttctgtttcattttcttttcctgtcTTTTCACATAAACCTCTcctgtttttttattaatggtgCTGATACTACATCTGCCATTCATATGTTCATTCTCTCAATTTGAAACTAAGAACGATCCTTTCCAAGATCATTTGAAAAACACGTGTGCATAAATCctcaataaataagaaattatcgttatttttaatataaccaTTGTAAGTGAACGAATTAACTAAGATAAAGTGTTTgtggtttaattatttttaatacagaCTTCTTTGTCATGATTTTACAGATTTTAGTATACGCAATGCTCCGTGCAGTTTTTCCAAACGAGAAACTCACCTATATATGGAATAAAAGGGAACATTTGAACAACGTAGTGCAacattttacatatttacaaagaaatttaaacGTATGAAAAAAtcaatgtaaatatttttacatatttacgATCTTCTTCTCTGCAGCCCTAATTCCTGTACCGAGCTCAAGCACTATAGCCCAGTACTGGATTTCCTAAACTATCTTTTCCTTCCATAACACTGACCATGATGAAGCCATGTTAGCATTGGGAAAACAAACCTGTAggaacataaaacaaataattaagatCCAAGTTGCATAGCCTTTCTAAAAGAGTATCCCTCACGTgttactaaatttaaataaaattaagtgatCTAACAGGATGATTCTCAAGAAAAATAACTTGGACATTGTTCTGATTCTATGCACTAGGgtgtaaatttttcttttttttgcaaTCTGATCTACCCTTTATATACACCCCACCGTATTTCACAGGAATAGGAAATTGATTGTCTCATGCACGCTAATACTTTTCTGCTCTTTACTCTTTCTGATATTCATTTTGCAATTCTAcatttatgttaattttcttaaagaGTCAATGTTTGAAAGAGAagtcataaaattattaaaaactatagACTCGTAAAAGTAGTAGTAGTACACCCACTACCAAAGCAAACGCTATATTCACAATCATAGCTTGAATGCACTATAAACATTAACTCTTGCATTGACGCTTCAGAAGCAGTTCACTCACGCTGCTGACCTTTCATTATTTACATTTAAGTAACAAATGAACATATTAgcattgaaaatataaataccCCACAAATTCATTTGCAGAtactttaaatatgtttttgtttggatgaagaaagaaaacacgaatatattaatattaatttacttCAGTCTGgctaaaaattatgaaaacaaaataatcatttatagaaacaaaaaatcaaatttttctttccttctatttttcatggattaaaatttaagagttttcccttttcctttccCCCTCATTTTTCTCCACTCTAGCAAACATAGGGCAAGTGTCAATGAGACTACTGACCTAGTGgaaataaataacatttgaGATTGCGGCCATGAAATTATCAATTGTTGATGCAAAACACTATTTACCGTTGAGGGCTGCATGATACATTCGTTTTTCAGCCAGCCCAATATCTGAAAGTATCAAATTTCCCTGCAAGCAAAAACATATCAACTATATGAATCTCGTATCCACTACCAGCTCCCGTTTAAACAGTACAAAATCCATTCTACTCCCCTTCTATCTATAAGTAACCACTGCATAGTGAATGCATAACATCGGGTGAAGTAAATTTGCAGGAATGGATTTGGAAATAAAGAATGCAAAGAGGAAtggagatttttattttaatcaactggtgaagtgaaaattaaaaggaaCATAAATAGATATTATACTTAACTGCTATAATTTAATCTGTACCTAAAAGTTGGTGCCCCTACCAAAATAACTACTATCATTCAATCTTGCatacatttttcaaaacaaGATGTACCAAAGTATTCCCCTACTTTACAACATTATTACACTACAATTACTCAAAATATCAGGTAATACAATTGATAATAACATTTCATTCTCTGTGTTCCAAGCCCTGTTTACACGCACTGCTTTATTCACTCATTTTCAATAATGAACTCACCCCAACAATGTATAAAGAGGTCACACAAACAAatgtcaaacaaaaaaaaatacggATCACTCAATCATCATGTACAAACTACGGTTTCTAAGAATTGGAACGCAAGATCAACATGATAAAAACTTTCAATTTTGATGAAGTAACCAAACTCATTTTCTAAACAATTATTGAGCGGCATTAGCATGAAATACTCCATCGGTGtcagtttaataatttaaatatgcaCACACAAATAGACTCAAGTGCATGTGAAGGGTGGTAATTGAAAGAGTCGTATGAGCCAGAGAAGTGAGGTATAAGGCAATATAGTTGGTAGGTTTTGTTTCAACCGTCACGACTCACTCGTAGATTACTCACGCAGCAGGGAAAAGAGGAGTGAGGAAGGTGTGTATTTTGTTAGGGAAAATGATTATGAGCAGAGAGCTATGAAATCGGGCAGTCAACGAGAAAGGAATTGGGTCATTTGGGCATGAAGGATATAAGACCCGTCAAAGACCGTGCAGTGTCTACCATAtccatcttttcttttcatttatgttttcatGTTTCTGTTTCCGTGAATGACAAAGGTCTTCCTCTGTTGTTAGCAGTTAATctcaaagaaattcaaaatatatctCTCAAACGAATTTGGATTATCAGTTACATAAACATCGATTCCATCTATAGAATAGAATAAAATCCTGTTAGGATGTAGTTTTTCATATTAtgcatttaaattattttaagggAGATAGATACCTCGCTTGCCATCAACCTTCTAACATTATTAGCATATAGTTTGGGATCATCCTGCTCCTGCTGCGACGGATAGTAAGTAGGTAACTGAATCACCTCCATATAATTTACAAACTGACAGAGAATAAAAATCACATGACGTACCTGCCAAGAACATATGTATATCAAACTTTTAAGAATGCAAGATAGAGATAGGGGAATCATTCAAAAGTAAATAACCGGCTAGATTCAATGAAAGACATTATTAGCTCAGTATTAGGAATGTGaagaaaacttttattttaaaagaaaaaatgattgcAGACAAGaacattttgtttttcctaGTCGGTTAGCACAACGTCTTGAAGTTTAAAGCACAAGAGATGGTCTCTCTATTGGTCCTGAATGAACTAATTATATTACAtaagtagaaaataatttaaacaaataatttagtGAAAACAGGAAAGTCTAAGAATATTCAAATGCTTACGCCAGATATGGATTCCCAGGCAGGGCTAAATCTCTGGTAACGATAAGTTAAAATTACAGGAAGTACTGGTGCTTTCGCTAAAAAACCGCCAGTCTTGAACGGAAGGAGAAATTCCCCATTTGTGGTTGTACCTTCTGAAGAATATACAATACAATTAGTTAAATGATTATAAGTACATACAAAGACATGTATGAACAATTAAGATTGTCCTGGTCAATTGTAATAGTTACTGATAAACGCAAACTTATGATATACAAGGAATTATACATTGAGTGAAAAGTTTAATATTGGCTAGAATATAACATACGAAActgacaaaatattaaaattcataaaagtaTACCACTAAAGAAATGTAAGGTATAGATATAAAGAgctatattttaaaacaaaaaatgagagATAAATGGTCTTTAGGTTCAACAAAGAAAGAAGTTAAATGTTGAAAACATGGCCAAAACACTTTTGAACAATAAATTAACATAAACTTCCACCTACATTAACAGGGTTAGAGCATGGATGCCACATTCAATTGATTACGTATGTGCGTGACCGGAGAAATTGTTTTCAATACAAACAATATACAAGACCCATAATGAAAATAAGTTTCAAGCAAAACTGACATTTATAACTAACAAAATCAACAGAGGATCATTTTTAACCCTCCACCTTCCTgcccaaaaaaagaaaacataaaattaagatGATAACCTGGGAACAACATCATTGTTGGAGCAGATGGATTTTGGTGAGCTTCCCGAATTCTCTCAGTGACAACAGCTACAGCAAGAAAGGTCAAAGTTCAATTTTACCAGACATTTAACAGACCTAAATATGTCATAGTTGCAACActagaatttatatttaaacaaagcATTAAGAACTAAGATCCCCGTTTGACTTGTTAATCACATGAATACGCAGAATCGATAGACAATTGGGACACCCCTACACGAGCCAAACAGCCAGAATATATCCAGAAGCCTAGAGAGAAATTCAAAAGCTACACCAAGCAACCAATTAAAATTaagcataataaaaaattacttaattttgatatactGTTAGTATACAAGAATTATGATGTCAGTAAACAATATATGACGCaacctaaaaaaaatgaagaaacttttttattaataaatgaaaccTTACACATTAATACGATTTAGAACTTTATCGTGTATAATCAGTATGAATTACTTGATCAAATCAAGTCATAAGTGTTCTACATCAGAAAAGGAACACCTTTACAACATCTGAATTTTTAAACAATGATTATTCTTTCACATTCCTGGAACACCAAATAgttaagtaatttaatttcaacatttaaaaaataactatttgtcttcacatgttttaatttaaaaataatttaatgaaggATTGAGACAAACAGGAAAGTTAGGTAACAAACTTCAAGCCTCGCCGGTTTTCTACGGCAGGGATGTTCATACGAATTTAAACAGTTCCCATTTTTCATCTCACCAATTTCAGGAACTTGCTATCTTCCCATACGAATATCAGCTTATATACCCAAATTACTTCCAGTCATCATACATTTTCAAAACCATTTGTTAACAGGTTCATCCTTTTGGCTAAGATAGAGTTCTAACACATGACATATTCAAGATAATCCAGTTGGAGGTTCTTGAatcaaaattcatcaaaatcTCTGAGCAAGTATAGACCCAAAAGTACAAAATTCAAGATCAAATACCTCAAAAAATACGGAAGAACCAAAATTgtggaaaaaatattttcttcaataatttaaaaattcaaaatcagatTATTCAACGCAATTTTCATGTCATACAGTATCAAGTGAAGAATCACACAAAGATGGGATTTACTTCATTAAAATTGCAtacatttcaataattataacaaaGTACATACACACCTGAAACACCCTTAAAGTCCGATGACTTTGATTCCCGTTGAACCAGGACGCAACCAAGGCACTTACTGTTACAACTCGCACAACATACAATCATATGTAAGCACAGGATTCTGAAAAGTCTACTTATGAAAAAGGGTACTGAATATTTAAGCAGATAAAATGTAACATTATCTGTCactgagaaaaataaagagggAAGCACCCCAGGATCTAAAGATGAAGAAATTGATACATGACACGGACCTGATGAGACCAAGAAGAGGAAGTTTAGCCACTGATCTCTTCATCGATGAGATCCAAGATTGAAATAAATGATTcgaaatttagaaaagaaacgTCAGTTACAAAACTATATGCCAACAATGAAACATGCGCTTAAGATAACTGGAAGGGAAGAAGGACATGCCACATCACAAACCTTAGCAACAAAACTCGGGAACGAGGCATACATGTGATACAAAATATCCAAATATGACACGTGATTAGATATTATAACACCGGGTCTTGTGTCTTCGGACTGAGCATTGTTTTCCTTCGTACAttaaaaaagatagaagaaacaAAGTAAGTAGAAAGAATTCCCAAACGGAGAAACAGCTTCTCGTTACTTACATTGGAAACAAAAAGGTATAGAAAATCAGATAATGCACAACTTCCAATCCAGGTATTTGTGTGTTCGAATGAGCGCTTGCAAAATTAGTACTCgttgattttgattaaaattgtttttgaagTGAAGAAATTAAATCAGTGTTCtggatgtttttattttaaaagaaagttaCTAGTAAATTTCAGTATAAAGCTTTCTATTCAATACAAAAAACTATCCAAGTTTGTTTCAACTGGATCTAGAATCAATTTCACAATCTGAAACCAAACATGTGAACACTGTTATCTAAAATTACGCTGAAAAATGATCTTAGAAAATTAACATGAATCCAACATGCACTTCGTTCCTGTTTGAAACAATTATGAGTATGTGCACTGACACAAGAAACCAcatcaaaatgttaaaaaaagaaCGTGGAAGTTAAgctttttttcttccatctgAACAAAGTTCGACATAACTGACGTTTATTTCAACCAGACAAAAGACTTGTTTCTCAGTATTGTGAAttggaaaatttgtttctcGATCGACAAGTTTCAAACTGCAATCCAAACACTTCTCTAGACGTGCATCATGCGGGGATATAGACGTGCATCCAAACGGGCTAATGATAAAGTATATCCACCTTTTTAATTGATCGTAACGAGATACAAGAAAACGAGTAACATCACGTATGCAGTTATCATCAATCTATATCTGGAAAGAGATTAAAAGCAGAACAGTTTGCTGCGATTTAGCAAGCACCTGCTCGTTGGTGGGGGTAGAATTTTCAACGTGAGCCGGTGGAATCCGATACGTGTGTGTTATCCAATAAAACCCGAACACGAAGAGCATGAGCCTGGAGAGGGCTCTTCCACTCTGCACAATGACGATCCTCCTCCACCCTACAATGTGCGCGTAATCCTCCTGATGCTCCTCCACGCGATTCGGGACAGAGCCCATCGTGCAAACCCTACAAATAAAGTAATAGAGCAACAGGATGGTGGTTATCGCCACCACCCTCACCGGAACCAGCGTCACTAACGCCACACCCAGCAGCACCTTCTCCCGCGTCGGTAACTCACCGCGTCCCATGGAACCGTAAACATCGTGCCGCACGAACGCAGCGAATTTCTTCTCGAGCTCGCCGGAGGAGTCGGTGGCGGAAGGCTTGAGGAGAGGACGCCCGTCATTGTTCGGGTCGGGTTGTTTCGGCGGTTTCGGATTGAGGTCTTGGAGTTCGGACTCCATTGATGAGAGTTGGAACGTTAATCATGTGAACGGTTTTCCATctgatttttggattttttgggAGAAAGGAAATGGAAATCGTTTTCTTCTTCTGCAGAAACCGGAGAAGATGAAGGCTTcaagaacaaaagaaataagtttttctttttttctctttattcttcGAAAACGAAAAGGAGAATGGAAGACAATTGTGAgccaataatttaaataaataatattattattaaataacagtttttaaaactactacaataaaaataaccgttttcatatgaaaaaaaaaacagttattaAAACATTGTatacaaaattgtaaaaaatgtgtaaaaaaaaaacatatatctcaatgtagattattattatttctttttattttaatttaaaaatgtaatgtaaaaatatttttctcatttataatttgtttcaaGTAAGCATGTGCACGAATTCTTGTAAtaacattttagatttaaaagtTTGATTAGATAggttaataacttttttttaataaattttttaccatgactataattttataaaagttgtaataaaaattgttaaaaaaacactttctttaagttatatgatagaaaaagacataattgaaaaaaatgtattagtgAAATTTAcctcataaatattaattattaaaatggtaataaatattttgaatatatgatttgataaattaaaaaaatgttaagaatGAAAGTGTTagtataaattttacattagataaaaatgaaaaaataaaacattatataaatacaaaacaCCCATTAATGTATTGATTTAAGGTTTTAGGTACATAAAGTAATATCAATTGCACAATAAAATTAGAAACTTGTAAATGAATTGTGACATGGCATTTAACATGAATAAGCATTTTCATAGTTTCCTAAAGATAATTTGCATGCCATATTGAGGTGTAATAGTCATCAACAACATTGGAGCATGAGCATAGGAAGGTGagacaacaaaagaaaaccTTTGCAACACCATGGCAAGtacaattttcatttcaaacaCAGCCAGATTTTGCCCTACACAATAGTTAGGACCTAATCCGAAGGGAAAATATGGAGCTAAATGCTTCCTAGGCTCTGCAAATCTCATAGGATTGAATTCAAGAGCATCTTCTCCCCAAAACTCAGTATCATGATGAGCTGAAGTGATAGACAAATAGAGTTGTGTACCAGCTGGAATATCAATCTTACCCAACTTAACTCTTTTGCTTGCTTCCCTCACCAATGCCCCTGGATTAGGGTATAGTCTTAGTGTTTCTTGAAGTATCAAGTTAACCTATTCAGTCAAAAAATCAACCaatatcattattttcacaTGTATAATACCCTTTTCGACATATTTACTATTCAACATTAAAAGATTTCAATATTAGTTTTTGAATTAAACGTGTTTGTAGTATTTTAAAACTGAATAgatat contains these protein-coding regions:
- the LOC106765321 gene encoding deSI-like protein At4g17486, translating into MKLKSKKGWKSVVAVHLKGKSSTRFSLFRKVNSGGYGQGKTPVYLNVYDLTPMNGYVYWAGLGIYHSGVEVHGVEYAFGAHDYPTSGVFEVEPRQCPGFKFRKSILIGTTALDSTRVREFMERQSANYNGDTYHLIVKNCNHFCKDICYKLTGKSIPTWVNRLARLGSICNCILPEALRISGVGHDPNYEAEDSEKRRLRSGLNCLSSISMRQKHLSTSSLFLQSPLRGCLSSSWPSWEFRKSLKER
- the LOC106763145 gene encoding lysophospholipid acyltransferase LPEAT1; translated protein: MESELQDLNPKPPKQPDPNNDGRPLLKPSATDSSGELEKKFAAFVRHDVYGSMGRGELPTREKVLLGVALVTLVPVRVVAITTILLLYYFICRVCTMGSVPNRVEEHQEDYAHIVGWRRIVIVQSGRALSRLMLFVFGFYWITHTYRIPPAHVENSTPTNEQENNAQSEDTRPGVIISNHVSYLDILYHMYASFPSFVAKRSVAKLPLLGLISKCLGCVLVQRESKSSDFKGVSAVVTERIREAHQNPSAPTMMLFPEGTTTNGEFLLPFKTGGFLAKAPVLPVILTYRYQRFSPAWESISGVRHVIFILCQFVNYMEVIQLPTYYPSQQEQDDPKLYANNVRRLMASEGNLILSDIGLAEKRMYHAALNGLFSQC